From Vogesella sp. XCS3, the proteins below share one genomic window:
- a CDS encoding adenylate/guanylate cyclase domain-containing protein — MAEVEEVTIKEYVRETDLTGLPTGTAYRVDGVHLYIDILNIDEMLDSGGVRAHRRTLRFLNLHYRAVRNILLDVEAIQVDFHNQRLHAVFAKPYGDEVARIHKAVATAKLICDVLARTGEDSDDPLPAAQVRVGIDSGKALAVTNGRRGSREPLFLGEPANLAAKLSGGGTATGIYMTNFARSTVEWASVKDEKATKLSDKQVEESQDKANLGITVDDVIADWEADLDKNPIGSFDFTRHTPPFGSLDLDLLSPKNSRRQEATSIYADIDGFTKYVAERIEDDESAKDVVRTLHVLRAELDSVLYNDFAGLKIRFIGDCVHGILVEGTAHTTDDDETAKNAMLCAAAMRSSFELAMETLTEEGVDAGNLGLAIGLEHGFLVVTRLGIKGEMIRCCISRSVLSSEEEQLRCDGSETAIGPELNKSAPDTFKELFGEERIRSGFDYDEATLSLEKKTKASTARAEGNLLRPATVATAVASTATAGFSFPSQAASPSKIPPGFA, encoded by the coding sequence ATGGCTGAGGTCGAGGAAGTCACTATCAAAGAATACGTGCGTGAAACCGACCTGACGGGGCTTCCAACTGGGACAGCTTACCGGGTGGATGGCGTTCATCTCTACATCGACATTCTGAATATCGATGAAATGCTGGACTCCGGTGGAGTGCGAGCTCACCGGCGAACCTTGCGCTTTTTGAACCTGCACTACCGGGCGGTACGCAATATTCTTCTTGATGTTGAAGCCATCCAGGTTGACTTCCACAATCAGCGCTTGCATGCGGTCTTCGCCAAACCCTATGGAGATGAAGTCGCACGTATTCATAAGGCTGTAGCTACTGCAAAGCTGATCTGTGATGTTTTGGCGCGCACCGGTGAAGATAGCGATGATCCTTTGCCTGCCGCGCAAGTACGTGTGGGCATTGACTCTGGCAAAGCCTTGGCAGTTACGAATGGCCGACGTGGTAGTAGGGAGCCGTTGTTCTTGGGTGAACCCGCGAATCTGGCAGCGAAGCTTTCTGGTGGTGGGACCGCTACCGGAATCTACATGACCAACTTTGCGCGCAGTACTGTGGAGTGGGCATCCGTCAAGGATGAGAAAGCTACCAAGCTTTCTGACAAGCAGGTGGAAGAGTCGCAGGACAAGGCTAACCTCGGAATCACAGTAGATGATGTGATTGCGGATTGGGAGGCTGATTTGGACAAGAATCCGATCGGCTCTTTCGATTTCACTCGCCATACCCCACCTTTCGGTAGCCTTGATCTTGACTTGCTGTCACCCAAGAACTCTCGTCGCCAGGAAGCTACCTCCATTTACGCGGATATTGATGGCTTTACAAAGTACGTTGCTGAACGTATTGAAGATGACGAATCGGCGAAGGATGTCGTCAGGACACTTCATGTGCTGAGAGCGGAGCTAGACTCGGTTCTGTATAACGACTTTGCAGGTCTCAAGATCCGTTTTATCGGTGATTGTGTACACGGAATCCTGGTTGAGGGAACCGCGCATACAACAGATGACGATGAGACTGCGAAGAACGCCATGCTTTGTGCGGCGGCCATGCGCAGCAGTTTCGAGTTGGCCATGGAGACCCTTACGGAAGAAGGCGTCGATGCCGGGAATCTTGGATTGGCAATCGGCTTGGAGCATGGATTTTTAGTTGTAACAAGGCTTGGCATTAAAGGAGAGATGATCCGCTGCTGTATTAGCAGGTCGGTCCTTAGCTCTGAAGAAGAGCAGCTTCGTTGCGATGGGTCTGAAACTGCTATCGGGCCGGAACTTAACAAGTCAGCCCCGGATACTTTCAAAGAGCTGTTTGGTGAGGAAAGAATCAGGTCGGGTTTTGACTATGATGAAGCCACCCTCAGTCTTGAGAAAAAGACAAAGGCATCGACCGCACGTGCAGAGGGCAATTTGCTCCGCCCTGCTACTGTTGCGACCGCTGTGGCAAGCACCGCGACCGCAGGGTTTAGTTTCCCCTCGCAAGCAGCATCTCCGTCTAAAATTCCGCCGGGCTTTGCCTGA
- a CDS encoding ThiF family adenylyltransferase, which yields MWFVSNLERLDTEMAALKVLSYEGWIDQAEWQVERESGTLRVKLDFRVGEKVYEAWLSYPHVFPWAPPQIVPRREGEIWSGHQWGVGGELCLQIRSDNWSPLYTGADMVRSARSLLLTECASDGKGYRRTAPSSHVLSEGQQMLWQFQRLVVMPAFLNKLMEQPAGCRCRLAISFSESAVIYTPATLMLADGTEWADPSVPAAFRGRAFTNGYALPLATDDANASLAKRPDKLTATELWSQFSVEPLTEDMVLFLARPEEVYCHYLDAKKDTVSKVGILKQEYAARLSPSNAVLASKRIGLIGAGSMGSKIAASIARAGARKFLVIDDDLMTDGNLVRHDLDWNSVGAHKAEAIKKRLELIAPGIDVQVLRMKLGGQTSRLCCTNQCLRPSGRMTA from the coding sequence ATGTGGTTCGTCAGTAACCTTGAGAGACTTGATACCGAGATGGCGGCTCTTAAGGTATTGAGTTACGAGGGCTGGATAGACCAGGCAGAGTGGCAGGTCGAACGGGAGAGCGGCACGTTACGAGTTAAACTCGATTTTCGTGTGGGCGAAAAAGTATACGAAGCTTGGCTCTCCTATCCGCATGTATTTCCCTGGGCACCTCCACAGATAGTACCTCGCAGAGAAGGAGAGATTTGGTCGGGGCATCAATGGGGTGTCGGAGGCGAACTGTGCTTGCAGATCCGTTCAGACAATTGGAGCCCCCTCTACACTGGCGCTGACATGGTCCGTAGTGCACGTTCGCTGCTGTTGACCGAGTGCGCCTCCGACGGGAAGGGGTATCGGCGGACTGCACCTAGCTCTCATGTGTTGAGCGAAGGGCAGCAAATGCTCTGGCAATTCCAGCGTTTGGTAGTTATGCCTGCCTTCCTGAATAAGCTGATGGAGCAGCCTGCAGGATGTAGATGTCGCCTTGCTATCTCCTTCAGCGAGAGTGCAGTGATTTATACTCCGGCCACCCTTATGCTGGCCGATGGAACAGAGTGGGCGGACCCTAGTGTCCCCGCTGCATTTAGGGGGCGTGCCTTTACTAATGGTTATGCGCTTCCCCTTGCCACTGACGATGCCAATGCGAGCCTTGCAAAACGGCCTGATAAACTCACTGCTACCGAACTATGGTCGCAGTTCTCCGTTGAGCCGTTGACGGAAGATATGGTGCTGTTTCTCGCTCGTCCTGAGGAAGTCTATTGTCATTACCTGGATGCCAAAAAAGACACCGTTTCGAAGGTCGGGATACTTAAGCAGGAGTACGCGGCACGGCTATCTCCATCAAATGCGGTCCTTGCTTCAAAACGTATTGGACTGATCGGCGCTGGCTCCATGGGGAGTAAGATTGCCGCGAGCATTGCGCGTGCTGGGGCTCGGAAATTTCTGGTCATTGATGATGACTTAATGACTGATGGTAACTTGGTAAGGCATGATTTAGATTGGAATTCAGTCGGTGCGCATAAAGCCGAAGCAATAAAAAAACGGTTAGAGCTGATCGCTCCAGGTATTGATGTTCAAGTATTGCGCATGAAGTTAGGTGGGCAAACCTCAAGGCTTTGTTGCACAAATCAGTGCTTGCGTCCGTCCGGTAGAATGACCGCATGA
- a CDS encoding IS5 family transposase, producing MSKPLPPKYQTINWQSYNQSLKQRGQLLLWLDKGMNWLAPATGRRGRQLTFSDAAIQFCLTIKCLFGLALRQATGMVESMLRLAGLDWAVPDFSTLSRRQKDLQVRIPVQKKQGCLHLLVDSTGIKMMGEGEWKVKKHGADYRRQWRKLHLGIDAQTLEIRAMEVTDNRTGDATMLPELLSQIPAGEGLVTVTTDGAYDTRLCYAAIAERGAAAIIPPRRNGQFWKGNLRGNQARNESLRAVKYLGRALWKKWSGYHRRSLVETKMHCFKLLADRVKSRDFDRQVAELQICAAILNRFTALGTPQTVRMG from the coding sequence ATGAGCAAGCCCCTTCCTCCCAAGTACCAAACCATCAACTGGCAGTCATACAACCAGTCCCTCAAGCAACGAGGGCAGCTCCTTCTCTGGCTCGACAAAGGCATGAACTGGTTGGCACCGGCTACCGGCAGGCGGGGACGGCAGCTAACTTTTTCTGATGCTGCCATCCAGTTCTGTCTCACCATCAAATGCCTCTTTGGCCTGGCGCTACGGCAAGCCACAGGTATGGTCGAAAGTATGTTGCGCCTGGCTGGCCTTGACTGGGCCGTCCCCGACTTCAGCACGCTTTCCCGCCGCCAGAAAGACCTGCAAGTCCGCATCCCGGTACAGAAAAAGCAAGGTTGTCTGCATCTCTTGGTGGATAGCACCGGCATCAAGATGATGGGTGAAGGCGAGTGGAAGGTGAAAAAGCATGGCGCTGATTACCGCCGCCAATGGCGCAAGCTGCATCTGGGCATAGATGCGCAAACGCTGGAAATCCGGGCAATGGAAGTGACCGACAATCGCACTGGAGATGCCACGATGCTGCCAGAGCTGCTATCGCAAATTCCGGCGGGAGAGGGACTGGTAACCGTCACCACGGATGGGGCGTACGACACACGCCTATGTTACGCAGCGATTGCAGAGCGTGGGGCGGCAGCCATCATTCCCCCACGTCGAAATGGCCAATTCTGGAAAGGGAATTTACGGGGCAATCAGGCTCGCAATGAGTCGCTACGAGCGGTGAAGTATCTGGGGCGCGCGCTCTGGAAAAAGTGGAGTGGCTACCATCGCCGCAGCTTGGTCGAAACGAAGATGCACTGTTTCAAATTGCTGGCAGATCGGGTTAAGTCACGGGACTTTGACCGGCAAGTAGCGGAGCTTCAAATCTGTGCAGCGATTCTGAATCGCTTCACAGCACTGGGCACGCCGCAAACGGTCCGTATGGGATAA
- a CDS encoding transposase — protein MVPVGKQNLIEKQVINALKEQCAHRHRFESLAHASRVIADWIGFYNYRRPHQALGMKTPAIAYQ, from the coding sequence GTGGTTCCTGTTGGAAAACAGAATCTCATAGAGAAACAGGTGATCAACGCCTTGAAAGAGCAATGCGCGCATCGGCACCGCTTTGAAAGCTTGGCGCACGCCAGTCGGGTGATTGCAGACTGGATCGGGTTCTACAACTACAGGCGCCCGCACCAGGCTCTGGGGATGAAGACGCCTGCGATAGCGTATCAATAG
- the rpoD gene encoding RNA polymerase sigma factor RpoD produces MAASPDTKKQNNEPATEPMSLEEQRKRLRQLIALGKERGYLTYAEINDHLPEDVSDAEQIENIVTMIGGLGIQVYDEAPDAETLLMSDATPAVADEDAVEEAEAALSSVDSEFGRTTDPVRMYMREMGSVELLTREGEIVIAKRIEEGLKFMIQALSACPGSVAEVLALISRVEAGELRIDEVIDGMIDPEADTAVAVEFAEPVEVDAELADEDEEEDEEDEAVDEAAVSEANLEELKQEALAHFAQVREQYDALLKALEKHGFASKQYNEAQAAITELFMGVRFSTRQIESLCESLRSSVNGIRKLEREILDICVTRVRMDRQYFVKNFPGNECKLEWVEKEIASGKDWSDVLGRFKYAIIEKQTKIADMQQKSMLSINDLKEINRQMSSGETKARLAKREMIEANLRLVISIAKKYTNRGLQFLDLIQEGNIGLMKAVDKFEYRRGYKFSTYATWWIRQAITRSIADQARTIRIPVHMIETINKMNRISRQILQETGREPDPAELAEKMEMPEDKIRKIMKISKEPISMETPIGDDDDSHLGDFIEDSVTVAPAEAAMYASLRDATKEVLDSLTPREAKVLRMRFGIDMNTDHTLEEVGKQFDVTRERIRQIEAKALRKLRHPTRSERLRSFLDNEPGNQ; encoded by the coding sequence ATGGCGGCATCTCCCGACACCAAGAAACAGAACAACGAACCGGCAACCGAGCCAATGAGCCTGGAAGAGCAGCGTAAACGCTTGCGCCAGCTGATTGCTCTGGGCAAGGAACGTGGCTATCTCACGTATGCAGAGATCAACGACCACCTGCCCGAAGACGTCTCCGACGCCGAACAGATCGAAAACATCGTCACCATGATTGGTGGCCTGGGCATCCAGGTTTACGACGAAGCGCCCGATGCTGAAACCCTGCTGATGTCCGACGCCACCCCGGCCGTGGCAGACGAAGACGCAGTAGAAGAAGCCGAAGCCGCCCTGTCCTCGGTCGACTCCGAGTTCGGCCGCACCACCGACCCCGTGCGCATGTACATGCGTGAAATGGGCTCGGTAGAGCTGCTGACCCGCGAAGGCGAAATCGTTATCGCCAAGCGTATCGAAGAAGGCCTGAAGTTCATGATTCAGGCGCTGTCCGCCTGCCCGGGTTCCGTGGCAGAGGTACTGGCGCTGATCAGCCGTGTCGAAGCCGGCGAGCTGCGCATCGATGAAGTCATCGATGGCATGATCGACCCCGAAGCCGACACCGCTGTCGCCGTCGAGTTTGCCGAGCCGGTAGAAGTAGACGCCGAGCTGGCCGACGAAGACGAAGAAGAAGACGAAGAAGACGAAGCCGTCGACGAAGCTGCCGTCAGCGAAGCCAATCTGGAAGAGCTGAAGCAAGAAGCCCTGGCCCACTTTGCCCAAGTGCGCGAGCAATACGACGCCCTGCTCAAAGCCCTGGAAAAACACGGCTTCGCCAGCAAACAGTACAACGAAGCCCAAGCTGCCATCACCGAGCTGTTCATGGGCGTGCGCTTCTCCACCCGCCAGATCGAAAGCCTGTGCGAAAGCCTGCGCAGCAGCGTAAACGGCATCCGCAAGCTGGAACGCGAAATCCTGGACATCTGCGTCACACGCGTACGCATGGACCGCCAGTACTTCGTGAAAAACTTCCCCGGCAACGAATGCAAGCTGGAGTGGGTTGAAAAAGAAATCGCCAGTGGCAAAGACTGGTCCGACGTACTGGGCCGCTTCAAATACGCCATTATCGAGAAGCAAACCAAGATCGCCGATATGCAGCAGAAATCCATGCTGAGCATCAACGATCTGAAAGAGATCAACCGCCAGATGTCGTCGGGCGAAACCAAAGCCCGCCTGGCCAAGCGCGAAATGATCGAGGCCAACCTGCGCCTGGTGATCTCCATTGCCAAGAAATACACCAACCGCGGCCTGCAGTTCCTCGACCTGATCCAGGAAGGCAACATCGGCCTGATGAAGGCGGTGGACAAGTTCGAATACCGCCGTGGCTACAAGTTCTCCACCTACGCCACCTGGTGGATTCGCCAGGCCATCACCCGCTCCATTGCAGACCAAGCACGTACCATCCGTATTCCGGTACACATGATCGAAACCATCAACAAGATGAATCGCATCAGCCGCCAGATCCTGCAGGAAACCGGCCGCGAGCCGGACCCGGCCGAGCTGGCCGAAAAAATGGAGATGCCGGAAGACAAGATCCGCAAGATCATGAAGATTTCCAAAGAGCCTATCTCGATGGAAACCCCGATCGGCGACGACGACGACAGCCACCTGGGCGACTTCATCGAAGATTCGGTGACCGTAGCTCCGGCCGAAGCCGCCATGTACGCCAGCCTGCGCGACGCAACCAAAGAAGTACTGGACTCGCTCACCCCGCGCGAAGCCAAGGTACTGCGCATGCGTTTCGGTATCGACATGAACACCGACCACACGCTGGAAGAAGTAGGCAAACAGTTTGACGTAACGCGCGAGCGTATCCGCCAGATCGAAGCCAAGGCCCTGCGCAAGCTGCGCCACCCTACCCGCTCCGAGCGCCTGCGCAGCTTCCTGGACAACGAACCGGGTAACCAATAA
- the dnaG gene encoding DNA primase: MIPQDFIDQLLSRVDIVDVVDRYVPLKKAGQNYMACCPFHKEKSPSFTVSPTKQFYHCFGCGAHGSAIGFVMEYQGLPFVDAVKSLAEGIGLQVPQERAANPEASRAAREKQLSLESALSQAAAYYKQQLKSAVNAISYLKGRGLTGEIAARFGLGYAPGDWQNLQAVFSEYLNPALLESGLVIEAEDTGRRYDRFRDRVMFPIRNQRGAIIGFGGRVLGKGEPKYLNSPETPLFEKGRELYGLYEARQAIRHANAVLVVEGYMDVVALAQYGVEYAVATLGTATTGEHVRKLLRHADQVYFCFDGDKAGQKAAWRALENSLPQLVDGKALHFLFLPQEHDPDSYIREHGREAFEAALREQSIPLSAYFTRELTASVDLSSPEGRAELIKQAKPLLDQIAAPMLGYIIKKRLAELAQMEVDEIDMLMGHSRPERKGRREYRLPRESTRPASTPIMRKQIRDVLMNPEWALAIQIRENEIYEGEMAALVAIIERVQASEQLPSCAVLAEGFRHTEHESIIDSVLQDSQLRSEEFINPNELDRENFILGFDKLMDRYDDELVSTLSNKGYEHLSQEELQLLRTLLARRMRPTPAS, encoded by the coding sequence ATGATCCCGCAGGACTTCATCGATCAGCTCCTGTCCCGCGTCGACATTGTCGACGTGGTGGATCGCTACGTCCCATTGAAAAAGGCAGGCCAGAACTACATGGCCTGCTGCCCGTTCCACAAAGAAAAATCCCCGTCTTTCACTGTTAGCCCCACCAAGCAGTTCTACCATTGCTTTGGCTGCGGCGCGCATGGCTCCGCCATCGGCTTCGTGATGGAATACCAGGGGCTGCCCTTTGTGGACGCCGTCAAAAGCCTGGCCGAAGGCATAGGCCTGCAAGTACCGCAAGAACGTGCGGCCAACCCTGAAGCCAGCCGTGCCGCGCGCGAAAAACAGCTGTCGCTGGAAAGCGCCCTCAGCCAGGCCGCTGCTTACTACAAGCAGCAGCTCAAAAGTGCCGTTAACGCCATCAGCTACCTGAAAGGCCGCGGCCTCACCGGCGAAATTGCCGCTCGCTTCGGCCTGGGCTACGCCCCCGGCGACTGGCAAAACCTGCAAGCCGTCTTCAGCGAGTACCTGAACCCCGCCCTGCTGGAATCCGGCCTGGTGATCGAGGCCGAAGATACCGGCCGCCGCTACGACCGCTTCCGCGACCGCGTGATGTTCCCCATCCGCAACCAGCGTGGTGCCATCATCGGCTTTGGCGGCCGCGTGCTGGGCAAAGGCGAGCCCAAATACCTGAACTCGCCGGAAACCCCGCTGTTCGAAAAGGGCCGCGAGCTGTACGGCCTGTACGAAGCCCGCCAGGCCATTCGCCACGCCAACGCCGTACTGGTGGTAGAAGGCTATATGGACGTGGTCGCCCTGGCACAATACGGCGTGGAATACGCCGTGGCCACGCTGGGCACCGCGACCACCGGCGAACACGTACGCAAGCTGCTGCGCCACGCCGACCAGGTGTACTTCTGCTTCGACGGCGACAAAGCTGGCCAGAAAGCCGCCTGGCGCGCGCTGGAAAACAGCCTGCCGCAGCTGGTAGACGGCAAGGCACTGCACTTTCTGTTTCTGCCGCAAGAGCACGACCCGGACAGCTACATCCGCGAACACGGCCGCGAAGCTTTCGAAGCCGCCCTGCGCGAACAAAGCATCCCGCTGTCGGCCTACTTCACGCGCGAGCTGACCGCCAGCGTTGATCTGTCCAGCCCCGAGGGCCGCGCCGAGCTGATCAAGCAAGCCAAACCCTTGCTAGACCAGATAGCCGCCCCCATGTTGGGCTATATCATCAAGAAGCGCCTGGCCGAGCTGGCGCAGATGGAAGTCGACGAGATCGACATGCTGATGGGCCACAGCCGGCCCGAGCGCAAAGGCCGGCGCGAATACCGCCTGCCACGCGAATCCACCCGCCCGGCCAGCACACCCATCATGCGCAAGCAGATACGCGACGTGCTGATGAACCCGGAATGGGCGCTGGCCATACAGATACGCGAAAACGAGATATACGAAGGCGAAATGGCCGCCCTGGTGGCCATCATCGAAAGAGTACAAGCCAGCGAACAGCTACCCAGCTGCGCCGTGCTGGCGGAAGGTTTCCGCCATACCGAGCACGAATCCATCATCGATTCGGTGCTGCAAGACTCACAACTCAGAAGTGAAGAATTCATCAACCCCAACGAGCTGGACCGGGAAAACTTCATACTGGGTTTTGACAAACTCATGGACCGCTACGATGACGAGCTGGTTTCGACACTGTCTAACAAAGGCTACGAGCACCTGTCGCAAGAAGAACTACAGCTTCTGCGCACCCTGCTAGCCCGCCGCATGCGGCCAACCCCAGCCAGCTGA
- a CDS encoding GatB/YqeY domain-containing protein: MSLKARISEDMKTAMKARETDRLAAIRLLMAAIKQKEVDERVELDDAGITAVVDKMLKQRRDSITQYEAAQRQDLADKEKAEMAVLTAYLPQQLTAEEIDVMIDGAIAASGAAGMQDMGKVMALLKPHMAGRADMGAVSARIKAKLAG; encoded by the coding sequence ATGAGCCTGAAAGCCCGCATCTCCGAAGACATGAAAACCGCGATGAAAGCTCGCGAAACCGACCGTCTGGCAGCCATTCGCCTGCTGATGGCGGCCATCAAGCAAAAAGAAGTGGACGAGCGCGTGGAGCTGGACGACGCCGGCATCACTGCCGTGGTGGACAAAATGCTGAAACAGCGCCGTGACTCCATCACCCAGTACGAAGCCGCCCAGCGCCAGGACCTGGCCGATAAAGAAAAAGCCGAAATGGCAGTGCTGACCGCCTACCTGCCACAACAGCTGACTGCCGAAGAAATCGACGTGATGATCGACGGCGCCATCGCCGCCAGCGGCGCTGCCGGCATGCAGGACATGGGCAAAGTCATGGCCCTGCTGAAACCGCACATGGCCGGCCGTGCCGACATGGGCGCCGTGTCTGCCCGCATCAAAGCCAAGCTGGCCGGCTAA
- the rpsU gene encoding 30S ribosomal protein S21: protein MPTIRVKENEPFEVAMRRFKRAIEKTGLLTELRAREFYEKPTAERKRKKAAAVKRHYKRIRSQMLPPKLF from the coding sequence ATGCCGACTATCCGCGTTAAAGAGAACGAACCGTTTGAAGTTGCTATGCGTCGCTTCAAGCGCGCTATCGAAAAAACCGGTCTGCTGACCGAACTGCGCGCACGCGAATTCTACGAGAAGCCAACCGCTGAACGTAAGCGTAAAAAAGCTGCTGCCGTGAAACGCCACTACAAGCGTATCCGCAGCCAAATGCTGCCACCGAAGCTGTTCTAA
- a CDS encoding thiazole synthase, whose translation MQDPLIIAGKSYQSRLLVGTGKYRDFQQTADALDASGCEIVTVAIRRVNLGQNPNEPNLLDFLPKNRYTLLPNTAGCYTADDAVRTLRLARELLDDHRLVKLEVLGDPHTLYPNVRDTLKAAETLVREGFDVMVYTSDDPIVAKELEQIGCCAIMPLASLIGSGMGILNPWNLQLIIEQSNVPVLVDAGVGTASDATIGMELGCHGVLMNTAIAAAQDPVRMALAMKLGVQAGREAYLAGRMPKRFYSATPSSPREGVISSRSG comes from the coding sequence GTGCAAGACCCATTGATCATCGCCGGAAAATCCTACCAATCGCGCCTGCTGGTTGGCACCGGCAAATACCGCGACTTCCAGCAAACCGCCGACGCGCTGGACGCCTCCGGCTGCGAGATTGTCACCGTGGCCATTCGCCGCGTGAACCTGGGGCAAAACCCTAACGAGCCGAATTTGCTGGACTTTTTGCCAAAAAACCGGTATACACTGCTGCCCAACACGGCAGGCTGCTATACCGCAGACGACGCCGTGCGGACCTTGCGCCTCGCGCGTGAGCTGCTGGACGACCATCGCCTGGTGAAGCTGGAAGTACTGGGCGACCCGCATACCTTGTACCCCAACGTACGCGACACACTCAAAGCCGCCGAAACCCTGGTGAGGGAAGGCTTCGACGTGATGGTTTACACCTCGGATGACCCCATCGTCGCCAAAGAGCTGGAACAGATAGGCTGCTGCGCCATCATGCCGCTGGCCAGCCTGATCGGCTCGGGCATGGGCATACTGAACCCGTGGAACCTGCAGCTCATTATCGAGCAATCGAATGTCCCCGTGCTGGTTGACGCCGGCGTGGGTACCGCCTCGGACGCAACCATCGGCATGGAGCTGGGTTGCCACGGGGTACTGATGAATACCGCCATTGCCGCCGCACAAGACCCTGTGCGTATGGCACTGGCCATGAAACTGGGCGTCCAGGCCGGTCGCGAAGCGTACCTGGCCGGGCGTATGCCTAAACGCTTTTATTCGGCGACACCGAGTTCGCCACGTGAGGGGGTGATTTCTTCCCGTTCGGGATGA
- the thiS gene encoding sulfur carrier protein ThiS, with amino-acid sequence MPCIRINGEDRTLSGHVDSLAALIAELGLTGKRIAIERNGEIVPRSQHANTPLAEGDALEIVVAVGGG; translated from the coding sequence ATGCCATGCATCCGCATTAACGGTGAAGACCGCACGCTCTCCGGGCACGTAGACAGCCTGGCCGCCCTGATTGCCGAGCTGGGCCTCACCGGCAAACGCATTGCCATCGAGCGCAATGGCGAAATCGTACCGCGTAGCCAGCATGCCAACACCCCGCTCGCAGAGGGTGATGCGCTGGAAATCGTCGTCGCCGTGGGCGGCGGTTAA